GGGTGAAGTGTTAAGGAATGGAGCCTTGGTGTCAGTTTGTGGGGAGTAGCCTATAGTCTTGACAATAGCCTGGATTTTTGGGGGACTCCATGGGgccctttggccaacaacccttatttttctatttccatccaccATGACATATGTAATGTACAACTTAGCTTCCCTGTTCCTGGATTCCACATTCAATAGAGAGGATACAAATTCTGTTTTCCTCAAAAGCTGCCGTTTCATTTACAGAAGAAGCATTTTTAGCTTCTAGCATGTGTCGGTTGCACCTATATGTATGGAGACACCATCATGCAGGGCACAGAGTAAGAgccatgaccttgaactcatctcCTATGTCAACCCAATGATGCTTTCTCTTCAAGAATAAAATGATGATGTCATCATTCTAATCTTAGCCCTGTATATTTATTTACACCAATTCCATCTGGGATAGGTAGGGCCTCCTAGGAACTAGAATGAAATGTATATGGAAGgtccacacacaagtgcacacaaaaGTTTTATAACTGTCATTGTTTTATAATGAGTAAATATTGCTTTTGGAATAAGGGCAAGAAAGCATCCATTTAGAATTCTGTATGATATTTAATGTGCAGGAATGAAATAATCAGTTACAACAAATCCTGTCACCAGCAATGAGCATAGGTAGAACAAAAAGCTCTAAACTTGTTCTAGTCCTTGTGTGGGACTTGCACATGAATCCCCAGCTCTGAGCATCATTTATTCTAATTCTGTCTAAGCAGGgatttaagaaaaagaagcaagTGACTTAGTCTATGTGTCAGAGGCCGGTCCCCTGCCAGATCATAGCTTGTCTCTTTGGGAAAGTAAAAACAGTCTGGAGATGCCGGGAGCTCTGTACAAAGAAACTTAGTTGTTCATTTTCTCATCTCACACCCTTCCTCTTAAAATCATTAAACCCTAATTAAACTTGAAATAACTTCAGAGGAAAGCAGATGTAGTAAttgtggagagaggggaagctgTACTTCAGGGACTGGGGCCCTGCAGAGGccttcctcccccccacccccccgacaCTGTGACAACATGAAACTTGAAGTCCACACTACCTGATGGCAGCCAAGAGCCCCACAAATCctgacagtacaaataggacCTGGCAAATGTCACCTTCCCAGAGCTGCTCCCAAGTCTGTCTGCACCACAGAGGTCCAGGTGAGTTCATGGAGGTAAGATCTTCGATCCCCTCAGCTGTTTCAGGGAGAATTTCACTAAAGCAGAAGTCTCTCACTTTGCCTAAGCCAGGGAGTAGTTGAGAGGCTCTGTGATCCTCAGGATCTGCTTTCCTTCTGGCCCTGAGGAGGTAGGTCCATGGCTCCAGAAAGGGCAAAGGAGACTAGATCctggagacagagaaatggaacagAAATGCTGAAGCATCACTATCCGCCTCAGGCTATGGGATCATGACAGAGCTCTGGCTAGGTCTTTGTATAAggattcctcctttttttttctttaaaggaatcaTTAGTATATAGAAGATTTTCTCATGTCTCTCAAACCCTGGAGACAATCAGGATGCACTCCTGTAACGTCAGCACTAGAGAGACTGAGACAAGGTAATTGTTGTTCAGGGCTAGCTGAACAACACTCCTGCACAtaggagactgtgtctcctatgtaaactagacaaaaagaaaaacaaaatttattgtTTTCAGCCTCCATATTTGCCAGCATTGTGATTCCAACAGTATCACCAGCGTTTATAATATTGGTGCTTTTCACCTTTGGTGCATTTCAACTTTTCACatattggcatttttttttttttacaattatatCATAACTCCTAATTTGAAGGTTTTTCTTTGATATCCATCCTTAGGCCCTTCCGTCTATTGCATAATATTATAATACTTATATCAGCTACAGTCTAGTATGCTTGGCAGGTTTGGAGAAATATAAACCACTAATTAACAGTTATCATTAGCATCTCGAGAATTCCTGCTATCAAGAATTGAGACTGTGAACTAGCACACCCTGAATAGCTCAACTTAATTTTATCCCAGTGctaagcagaaaagagaaatagtctgttttgcttttgtttgctttttagaaaaccaGGATGCATGGATGTAGCCTATGTCACGTTCCTGGGGTTTACTTCCAGACAAGGGACCATCCGTATTTGTAAACGCAAGTCCATCctgtcttttaaattaatttcctATTATATTCTCCAATATAATGTGAAAGATAAGttgcctctccctcctctgaGAGTCCACTCCAGTAGAAGGGATCACTTATTAGATCAGAATCTGTTCTGAAATATGATTGAACtttggggtggagagagagaagaccaGAAAAGTAGGAATCCCCAGGAAATCAAGcattaaacaaacagaaaaatgttaatattttccaTCAAGATTTGATATGAATTATTGAAGGGATTTTTACAGATTCCAGCCTCTGAGTAAACACTGCATTTTTATTCTAAATTGTTAATGAATGCTGATGTGCTTGTTATTACTGTCTGGAGCATATTTGGGATGGTATAGTGATTCTAGGATGCACCAAtaatacaggcaataattactcCTCCATCAGGGGAGCAGTTGAAAGGAAGTACCTGGCATTTCTAGAGTCATGAGTCAAATAAACCCAAACCTGGGAATACAGCTCGGTTCATGCAGGTCACAGGTGATACCATCAAGACATAGACAGTTAATACAATCCTGTAAGTTTCACAGGAATAAGGGAACAGAGGCATTACAAGTACTCAGTACACACAGACCCCTGAAATATTCAGTTTCCTCTCATTCTAGAAAAGATGCCCAAAGCTTACCATGAGTCCCTGAGAAATGAGAACGGAGCTCCTGAGCATGAAGAATAACATCCTGCCGAGATCTAAGGTTCTGGAATCAGCTCAGACTGATGCAGAACAAAGCAGCCTGCCTGATACACAGGTTGGAGAAGAATCAGGAGAAGCagctgcaaagcaaactgacaaacTGCTGCTCACAAGGCCCCATAGAGGCAAATGACACCGTGAACTCTGCGATGGGGGTCCCTGCTACACAGTAGCCCCAACCTACGGTACTGTAGGTAGAAAATACTGAGGAGTTGTAACTCAAAAACTTCACTCATTTCATAGCGGCACATAATACTTCATTAATCCCCTTCTCTTATCCACCTCATCATCATCCCCTCCTGGAGAGTGGATCCATGCTTCCTCAGATGACCTCAGGTCACTCACTGGAGTCACAAATGCCCTGAAGTCATAAACTGGGGTCACGGCTGTCTGCTACCCCCTCTCCTAGGAGGCACCACAGGGTTCTGCTAGACACATGCAACCTGGTAGGTACATGAATTTTTCAGCATATCTTTCTATGATTTAAATTTAACTGTCAGGCCCTATATGGAAAAGTTACATGATTTGATTTGACATTGAGGACTATCTTAAAACATGACTAGTGAACATTAATATGGAGAGAAGTCACGGAGTGGTCAATATAGGAACTTTTAAGATGTGGAAATAGAAGTTATAAAACTTTGAAGCCAAAGGCAAATCTAGAAATTGTTATATTAGTCAAGATCCAGATAAGAAAGGAATATCAAACAAAGGAGGAGACAGTGTGGAGGGTAAGGTACTAAATCTGAGATATGTTACAGGTGTTGACCCAGCCGGGATTCCCAGTGTGTGTGAGGTGATGTGGGGAAGGCACACAGATTCAGCACGAGCCTCAGGCTTTGGGAATCGGGTGGGGAAATATGATGAAACAGAatgagaaacagaggaagaaatgtTGGTTGGATAAACGTAGAGTTCAATTCAGCTAAGCTAAGAGTTAACTAGGAAAATCCAGGTATGAagacatacagacagaaagacagacagggagacagacagacagacacactccACTTGACCAAGTCAACTTTGCTAGTGCAcagctcaaaaataaaaatctccattAAAACTTTAGATTTTGAATAGCAGTTACCAAACTCATCCATCAGAGTACAATATCGCAGAGTCCACAGTGGGGAAAAAGGAGGCATTTCAAGGACCTAATCTGCACACATTACATGTGTCCATTGCTGCCTTATGCACACTAGAAAATGCCATTGTGCAAAGTGTGTATTTCAGATCCATGTCTAGCATTACTGATACTTTCTTGAAAGAGTCTTTACATCCTGGACACAAAGTTTTCTACCTAAGAAGGAGGAAATGGTTTTGaagtttattaagaaaataatcttCCTCTTAATGACTATGGTTGGCACTCTGGGgaacatttctgtttctgtgaattaTATGTTCAGTTGGTGGGGAGGCCCTGAGAGGAAACCCATACACCTTATTCTTATCCACTTGGCTTTTGCGAACATCATACTCCTCCTTGCAAAAGGATTGCCAAAGACAATAGCAACTTTTGGTTTGAGAAACTTCCTAGATGACATAGGCTGTAAGATCCTTATTTACCTGTCAAGGGTGGCCCGTGGTGTCTCCATCTGCACCAGCAGTCTCCTCACTGTGGTCCAGGCCATCATCATCAGTCCCAGAGCATCTGGGTGGAGGAGGCTCAGACCAAAGTCTGCATGGCACATCCTtccattcttttcattcttttggatGCTCAATGCTTTAATAAGTATGAACCTAATCCACTCCATCACAAGTACAAACCTGAATACATCACAGCTTAAGAATGAAGACAACTATTGTTATTTTATGCTAGAAAGTCAGAAAACAAAGTGGATTGTTCTTCCTCTCATGGTCCTGAGAGATGCTGTGTTTCAGGGTGCCATGGGAGGGGCCAGTGGCTACATGGTATCTCTTCTCCACAAGCACCACCAGCATGTCCTCTACCTTCAGAAGGCCAAGCTTCTCTACAGAACTCCCCCTGAGCTGAGAGCTGCTCAGAGTGTCCTCCTTCTGatgctctgttttctttccttctattggATTAATTGtgctttttctctatttttaagtCTCTCTTTAGGGAACAATTCCTTGATGATAAATATCCAAGAATTTATGATCCTTGGTTATGCAACCTTTAGCCCGCTTGTGTTGATTCACAGGGATGGACTTCTGCCTGAGTGTTGGCATGCTCAGTGAGAGAATTCAGTAAATTATCTCTCTCATTCATCTGTTAATGAGTGTCAAAAAGCTTTCAGTTCTACAATATTGTGAATAAGACAAAATCCCACAGAACAGTTTAAGCATGTGTTTATTGTCAGACAATCTTCCTGGTAACTCAAGCCTtgagtggagagggagggagactttGGCAAATTATAGTGATACAGAAACCTCATTCTTTATATTGCCACCCTTTTGAAGggactttattgtttttagcttttttatatttgtattcattTCTTGTGTATGAATAGTTTGCCTACATTAGGTATGTGTAacttgtgcatgcttggtgcgTCTAGAGGCTGGATGAGACCATCTAATGCCCTGTTACTGACTGGAGTAAGACTTATGGTTCTGAATCAaaatgtggttgctaggaattgaacctggatcctcagtGAAACCAGCTACTGTTTGTAAGTGAACCATCTCTCAAGCAGTGAGAAAATGACTTTAATTAGAATTTGTAAAATTGCCTTTTCTGTTACCATGACTGAAGCATGAAGATGAATTTGGtaaattttatcaaaatttaTAGTGATTTAATCCTGTTAGTCCAAGAAATTCCATATCTTGTACCCGATGCTGTGCTTGTGAAATGTTAGTACTACAAAGTTATTGGGGATTCCTCAAAGTGTCTTAAGATTTCATAGAAAAGATTTTACAGAACTTCGAAAGAATGATGTATACTGTGCAGTCAGTCACTAGATGATCAATGCATCAGTCACAACACTTGAATGAACAGAAAAGTATAATTGGTGTTGTATTTGTGAACATTCTCTGCAGGAAAAAACATTGTGTATATAGGACAAACATTTTATTACTCAACATAGAAACATGGGGCAATGTagatccacataaaacctgaggaatttaaagagaaataaaggattctaaacatacacacacaaaaaatggagTCAAATATGGCTTCTTGGTGACTGCCTTTTTTTTGGGTAGGCTTGGTGCTAGTGGCAAACAGAGGTTTGGTTCCTTTAAGAGGCAGCTTCCTGGCCCAGTGCTAGTGACAAACATGGGTGTGGCTCTTTCAAGGGGCCTGCCACTGGACATTTACATGGGGTTGATGAGCAGCTTGGCGACATCGTGGACCcaacaacttcccagagctggggcaatAAAGGTGGCTCCCTCCAGTCCCTTGGCCATGAAGCCAGGCTCTCAGGGAACCAAGAGGGGAGGAGCCAGCTGCTAGTGCCATGAGCCAATGTATGCACTAAGCCGAGCAATGCCAGGCAACTAACATAGCAGTATAAAATTGGTCTCATGCAATCAAAGAATaatacagatgctcagtaaagacagcTCCAGATGGACAAAACCTCTAAacgggttacagtgtgtttaaaaatatacataggcttgggaaagaaaagagaaaggatataTACAGTCATATaataaaaagaagtttaaaaacaataaagtatttaaaaaggggttaagtgtagctgaagtttcccTGATTCTGCCCGGATCCCACTGCCCTGTGGCCGCTTaggcccaagtaaacacacagaggcttatattaattaaaactgctcggccattggctcaggctaactattgactagctcttacacttaaattaacccataattcttatttatgtttagccatgtggcttggtaccttttctcagttctaccttcacatcttacttcctctgtgtctgcctggtgaCCTCgaactcttcccagaattctcttctctgcttctcctgcctatacttcctgcctagctaatgaccaatcagcattttatttattaaacaatcagagcaatacattcacagcatacagagtgatatacacagcagtaaattaaaaaaaataaataaataaaaataaataagtcacataaagatgggaactacacagagtctggatccttcatgttactgtgtttcctttagattttctgattgcTAATGAAGAAATAACAGCTGCTAAGATGCATtgattatgaaaactgctggattaagccaacctatatattttcaaaacatcttgacttcaaaatggaaataaaaatgttactttgggaagaggttatgcttttatttccacaggaagggAGAGGCTGTAGATTCATTTCAGGTCCATATGGATCAATTAATTGGGAAGACCTTCTGAAagtcctgactacagacataaagaaataaacatagaaaCCTACAAAACAAATAACGTATATTTTAGTTGCTcaaatataaagcaaaaaaaaaaaaaacacaaaacttctTTGGCTAATGTGTGCACAATGCACTGtatatacttgtattaatgcagacaTGTATgctacttttaaaagtttatgtattttcagagcaaagggaccagacaccaataaaaaaccagatggcccaggtgatcaagcatctcaaaatgcctctgttacagtctcctcagaattctgcatTCAAAACAGCTTCAAGACTGCTGGCTGACTGGGTCCAGCCTCACATACTAGCCATGACCTAACAATTATCCTTATTTTCTCAGAGTTCCCCCAAAGATACCAGTGCtgacagacaacaggaagtagtctagagaatgaagcccacattcccaagagatggagtatgggtgggttttggttattcaatggattataaaaattttcattgtttaggggggttggttacaagttgttattggttatagtcagaaaaaaagctaaacaaaagagttaaattcaaagatctctttctaatgGAAAAAAGGAACATTATATAGGAATAATAAGGCAAAAGgcgtagattattgaatttactttaatCCTAAAAACAACTATacatctcaaaatactttacattgttatggattttggtatattgccaaaaatttaaagttaattttttatactgtatatatgtttctactcttgtttggggtattgtgtttatgcagctcatttaaaatgtaatatataattaagaaatacagattaatagtcgtctataatagtcaaatttatagtcatgttaggtatgttttcaaggtcatacagagatatatttagatggatagtcttcaaacacttcaaagacctacagaatatggcattaaatatgtttaataacctataacttttcatgacaatgagacagatacatctgctcctgacagcagcAATTTGTttcaaaagaggatgatgggcatcaaagaaactgcatgtggagtttgttttctttatggcaaaagctagccatttgggcaaagaaactgcctctGCATCAGTTATTGACAGAATGCtgtctgttgttgtttggttttgctcttttgggggggctgCCATCTAGGtcacaaataaatcatacacagaggcttattcttacttacaaatgcccaaccttagcttggcttgtttcttcccACTTTTCCTgactttaaattatcccagcta
This sequence is a window from Peromyscus eremicus chromosome 5, PerEre_H2_v1, whole genome shotgun sequence. Protein-coding genes within it:
- the LOC131911308 gene encoding vomeronasal type-1 receptor 4-like gives rise to the protein MVLKFIKKIIFLLMTMVGTLGNISVSVNYMFSWWGGPERKPIHLILIHLAFANIILLLAKGLPKTIATFGLRNFLDDIGCKILIYLSRVARGVSICTSSLLTVVQAIIISPRASGWRRLRPKSAWHILPFFSFFWMLNALISMNLIHSITSTNLNTSQLKNEDNYCYFMLESQKTKWIVLPLMVLRDAVFQGAMGGASGYMVSLLHKHHQHVLYLQKAKLLYRTPPELRAAQSVLLLMLCFLSFYWINCAFSLFLSLSLGNNSLMINIQEFMILGYATFSPLVLIHRDGLLPECWHAQ